A portion of the Oscillospiraceae bacterium genome contains these proteins:
- a CDS encoding DUF1624 domain-containing protein: MDIPSKNKPAAGRYALLDELRGLDLLSMIGYHACWDLIFLFGMSAAWYTGWQGHLWQQSICWVFILLSGFCLPLGHRPLRRGLIVSGAGVLVTAVTLLFMPEDRVVFGVLTLLGAAMLITGLLQPLLQKIPAWAGLVVSLLLFAATYHTQDGFWQLGPWQMLLPGVWYANLFTAFFGFFPRGFFSTDYFPLLPWLFLFWAGYFLHFCMGRARMEPLRRSVCAPLGWLGRHSLGIYLLHQPVIYGVLLLLFHVFEQ; the protein is encoded by the coding sequence ATGGACATACCTTCCAAAAACAAACCGGCAGCGGGCCGCTATGCGCTGCTGGATGAGCTGCGCGGGCTGGACCTGCTCAGCATGATCGGCTATCATGCCTGTTGGGATCTGATCTTTTTGTTTGGCATGTCTGCCGCATGGTATACGGGCTGGCAGGGGCACCTGTGGCAGCAGAGCATCTGCTGGGTGTTCATTCTGCTGTCTGGCTTTTGCCTGCCGCTGGGGCATCGCCCGCTGCGGCGCGGGCTGATCGTTTCCGGGGCGGGGGTGCTGGTCACGGCGGTCACCCTGCTGTTCATGCCGGAGGACCGGGTCGTGTTCGGGGTGCTCACCCTGCTGGGGGCGGCCATGCTCATTACCGGCCTTCTGCAGCCGTTGCTGCAAAAGATCCCGGCATGGGCCGGGCTGGTGGTGTCGCTGCTGCTGTTTGCGGCAACCTACCACACACAGGATGGCTTCTGGCAGCTGGGCCCGTGGCAGATGCTGCTGCCGGGTGTCTGGTATGCCAACCTCTTTACGGCGTTCTTCGGCTTTTTCCCGCGGGGCTTTTTCTCCACGGATTACTTTCCGCTGCTGCCCTGGCTGTTTTTGTTCTGGGCAGGGTACTTCCTGCATTTCTGCATGGGGCGGGCCCGCATGGAGCCGCTGCGCCGGTCGGTTTGTGCGCCGCTGGGCTGGCTGGGCCGACACTCGCTGGGGATCTATCTGCTGCATCAGCCGGTGATTTATGGGGTATTGCTGCTTCTGTTCCATGTTTTTGAGCAGTAA
- a CDS encoding DUF1540 domain-containing protein, producing the protein MENIGVTCDVCACCHNVAGCKCDLPQIKVTEQCTCNTQQEGTPHYCQNYEEK; encoded by the coding sequence ATGGAAAACATCGGTGTTACCTGTGATGTCTGCGCATGCTGCCACAATGTGGCCGGCTGCAAATGTGACCTGCCGCAGATCAAAGTGACCGAGCAGTGCACCTGCAATACGCAGCAGGAAGGCACCCCGCACTACTGCCAGAACTACGAGGAAAAGTAA
- a CDS encoding YlmC/YmxH family sporulation protein encodes MTIRELCEKEVVQLEQGVCLGRADDLAFDPATARLQSLILLGRPRLFGLLGREENLTIPWQEIETIGTDAVLVHTQLPSAAPSKPGLWQSLRARLGL; translated from the coding sequence GTGACCATCCGGGAACTTTGCGAAAAGGAAGTTGTGCAGCTGGAGCAGGGGGTGTGCCTGGGCCGGGCCGATGATCTGGCCTTTGATCCCGCCACCGCCCGTCTGCAGAGCCTGATCCTGCTGGGGCGGCCCCGTCTGTTCGGCCTGCTGGGCAGGGAAGAGAACCTGACCATTCCGTGGCAGGAGATCGAGACCATCGGCACCGACGCAGTGCTGGTGCATACCCAGCTGCCCTCGGCTGCGCCCTCGAAGCCCGGGCTGTGGCAGAGCCTGCGCGCAAGGCTGGGGCTCTGA
- a CDS encoding nitrous oxide-stimulated promoter family protein, which yields MIALYCRKQHKTPKGQRCPACQELQDYALARIDKCPFMETKTFCSACKVHCYKPAMREQIRAVMRWAGPRMLPVHPMLSVKHVAVTLKAKREAQKTDA from the coding sequence ATGATCGCGCTTTACTGCCGCAAACAGCACAAAACACCCAAAGGGCAGCGGTGCCCGGCCTGTCAGGAACTGCAGGACTACGCACTGGCCCGTATTGACAAATGCCCGTTCATGGAGACCAAGACCTTCTGTTCGGCCTGCAAAGTGCACTGCTACAAGCCTGCCATGCGGGAGCAGATCCGCGCGGTGATGCGTTGGGCCGGTCCCCGGATGCTGCCGGTGCACCCGATGCTGTCCGTGAAACATGTGGCGGTGACCCTCAAGGCAAAACGGGAAGCGCAAAAAACGGATGCATAA
- a CDS encoding HAD family phosphatase yields MYKSIVFDLGGVMIDFDPRGYLVDRLCNAETEEEVYDLTFGSEEWKLLDAGLISRFDGNHRMLEKARAAGRAFEVQGVLDDWLHILRPRHRMEELVRRLKSHGYCVYYLSNIPQDVLDLLRDRGVLDGFDGGVASCEVHVNKPDPKIYKALLDKYSLKAEECVFIDDRLENVQAAFALGFAGIQMKDSVGTLVRSLATCNVMLR; encoded by the coding sequence ATGTATAAAAGTATCGTGTTTGACCTGGGCGGCGTGATGATCGACTTTGACCCCAGGGGCTATCTGGTGGACCGCCTGTGCAACGCCGAGACCGAGGAAGAGGTCTACGACCTGACCTTTGGCAGCGAGGAATGGAAGCTGCTGGATGCCGGGCTCATCTCCCGCTTTGACGGCAACCACCGGATGCTGGAAAAGGCCCGGGCTGCGGGTCGTGCCTTTGAGGTGCAGGGCGTGCTGGACGACTGGCTGCACATCCTGCGGCCCCGGCACCGGATGGAAGAGCTGGTGCGCCGCCTGAAGAGCCACGGCTACTGCGTGTACTACCTGAGCAACATCCCGCAGGATGTGCTGGACCTGCTCCGGGACCGGGGCGTGCTGGACGGCTTTGACGGTGGTGTGGCTTCCTGTGAGGTGCACGTCAACAAGCCGGACCCGAAGATCTACAAGGCCCTGCTGGACAAGTATTCTCTCAAGGCCGAGGAGTGCGTGTTCATCGACGACCGGCTGGAGAATGTGCAGGCCGCCTTTGCGCTGGGCTTTGCCGGCATCCAGATGAAGGACAGCGTCGGCACCCTGGTGCGCAGCCTTGCCACCTGCAACGTGATGCTGCGGTAA